A genomic segment from Alkalilimnicola ehrlichii MLHE-1 encodes:
- a CDS encoding UPF0149 family protein, translating to MRLEAAYDDLQEALAAINASSHPAEAHGVLCGMSALPDGADKARWIAQVLSGTQPSGDAAKRVLALLAGLYDQVQSQLDDKDLAFDLLLPPDEEALEVRADALSQWCQGFLYGLGVAGLPELSELPTDVREVLTDLGEIARVELDPESTEDNESAYAELVEYVRVAALLVRDNLHPLKPDAGPAPDKSTLH from the coding sequence ATGCGCCTGGAAGCAGCCTACGACGACCTGCAGGAAGCCCTCGCAGCTATTAACGCCAGCAGCCACCCGGCCGAGGCCCACGGTGTGCTCTGTGGCATGAGCGCCCTGCCCGACGGCGCCGACAAGGCGCGTTGGATCGCGCAGGTGCTGAGCGGCACCCAACCCAGCGGCGACGCCGCCAAACGGGTCCTGGCCCTGCTCGCCGGCCTCTATGACCAGGTGCAAAGCCAGCTCGACGATAAGGACCTGGCCTTCGACCTGCTCCTCCCCCCTGACGAGGAGGCCCTGGAGGTGCGCGCCGATGCGCTTTCCCAGTGGTGCCAGGGTTTTCTCTACGGCCTGGGCGTGGCCGGCCTCCCGGAGCTCAGCGAACTGCCCACGGACGTGCGCGAGGTGCTCACGGACCTGGGTGAGATCGCCCGGGTGGAACTGGACCCCGAGTCCACCGAGGACAACGAGTCCGCCTACGCGGAGCTGGTGGAATATGTCCGTGTCGCCGCCCTGCTGGTGCGCGACAACCTCCACCCACTGAAACCCGACGCCGGCCCCGCCCCGGACAAATCCACCCTGCACTGA
- a CDS encoding cell division protein ZapA, with the protein MTEPVKIQILDKEYMIACPEDEKQGLLQSADYLHRKMKEIRDRGKVLGTDRIAVMAALNITYELLEARQENASMEDVRRRLRALDARIAEATGE; encoded by the coding sequence ATGACCGAACCCGTCAAGATCCAGATCCTGGACAAGGAATACATGATTGCCTGCCCCGAGGACGAGAAACAGGGGCTGTTGCAGTCCGCCGATTACCTGCATCGGAAGATGAAGGAGATCCGGGATCGCGGCAAGGTGCTGGGCACCGACCGGATCGCGGTGATGGCCGCGCTCAACATCACCTACGAACTTCTGGAGGCGCGCCAGGAGAACGCCAGCATGGAGGACGTGCGGCGCCGGCTGCGGGCGTTGGATGCGCGCATCGCCGAGGCCACCGGTGAGTAG
- the pepP gene encoding Xaa-Pro aminopeptidase, protein MPPAEYAARRRELMQLIGDEGIAIIPAATEKVRNRDVHYPFRQDSDFRYLTGFPEPDAVAVLVPGREQGAYLLFCRERNPEREVWDGPRAGQEGAVRDYGADDAFPIDDIDDILPGLMEGRERVHYTMGLDKVFDQRVIDWARQVRGRTRGARRGPDEFIALEHHLHEMRLIKRPAELDCMRRAARVTGKAHRRAMQACRPGMMEYELEAEFLAAFRRAGGEPAYPSIVGGGGNGCVLHYILNRDKLRDGDLVLIDAGCELDGYAADVTRTFPVNGRFSAEQRALYEVVLAAQEAAIAAVTPGVSWNLAHERATETLVDGLLELGILDGSREQILEEESYKRFFMHRTGHWLGMDVHDVGDYRIDGQWRELEPGMTLTIEPGLYIAPESDGVAERWRGIGVRIEDDLLVTREGHENLTPDIPKAPDAIEALMVEARS, encoded by the coding sequence ATGCCCCCTGCCGAGTACGCCGCCCGCCGCCGGGAGCTCATGCAACTGATCGGGGACGAGGGCATCGCCATCATCCCCGCCGCCACCGAAAAGGTGCGCAATCGCGACGTGCACTACCCCTTCCGCCAGGACAGCGACTTTCGCTACCTCACCGGCTTTCCTGAGCCGGACGCGGTGGCCGTGCTGGTGCCGGGACGGGAACAGGGCGCCTACCTCCTCTTCTGCCGCGAGCGCAACCCCGAGCGCGAGGTGTGGGACGGCCCCCGCGCCGGTCAGGAGGGCGCCGTGCGCGACTACGGCGCCGACGATGCCTTCCCCATCGACGACATCGACGACATCCTCCCCGGGCTGATGGAGGGCCGCGAGCGGGTCCACTACACCATGGGGCTGGACAAGGTCTTCGACCAGCGGGTGATCGATTGGGCCCGGCAGGTACGCGGCCGCACCCGCGGCGCCCGCCGCGGACCGGACGAGTTCATCGCCCTGGAGCACCACCTGCACGAGATGCGCCTGATTAAACGCCCGGCGGAGCTGGATTGCATGCGCCGCGCCGCCCGGGTCACCGGCAAGGCCCACCGCCGGGCCATGCAGGCCTGCCGGCCGGGCATGATGGAGTACGAACTGGAGGCGGAGTTCCTGGCCGCCTTCCGGCGCGCCGGGGGCGAACCGGCCTACCCCAGCATCGTGGGGGGTGGGGGCAACGGCTGCGTGCTGCACTACATCCTCAACCGGGACAAGCTGCGCGACGGCGACCTGGTGCTGATCGACGCCGGCTGCGAGCTGGACGGCTATGCCGCCGATGTCACCCGCACCTTCCCGGTCAACGGCCGCTTCAGCGCCGAGCAGCGCGCCCTCTACGAGGTGGTACTGGCCGCCCAGGAGGCCGCCATTGCGGCGGTGACCCCGGGGGTGAGCTGGAACCTCGCCCACGAGCGCGCCACCGAGACCCTGGTGGACGGCCTGCTGGAACTGGGCATCCTCGATGGCAGCCGCGAGCAAATCCTGGAAGAAGAGAGCTACAAGCGCTTTTTCATGCACCGCACCGGTCACTGGCTGGGCATGGACGTGCACGATGTGGGCGACTACCGCATCGACGGCCAGTGGCGGGAACTGGAGCCGGGGATGACCCTAACCATCGAGCCCGGGCTCTATATCGCCCCGGAGAGCGACGGGGTGGCGGAGCGCTGGCGGGGTATCGGCGTGCGCATTGAGGACGACCTGCTGGTCACCCGGGAGGGCCACGAGAACCTGACCCCCGACATCCCCAAGGCCCCGGACGCCATTGAGGCCCTGATGGTGGAGGCTCGGTCATGA
- a CDS encoding TIGR02449 family protein, with product MADSVTEELVRLEQRVEALLKADARLREENRVLRQSLEQLNAERASLKEKNDLARSQIEAMISRLRAMEHG from the coding sequence GTGGCTGATTCCGTTACCGAAGAGCTGGTGCGGCTTGAGCAGCGCGTGGAGGCGCTGCTGAAGGCCGACGCCCGGCTCAGGGAAGAAAACCGGGTGCTGCGCCAGTCCCTGGAGCAGCTCAATGCCGAGCGTGCCAGCCTGAAGGAGAAGAACGACCTGGCCCGCTCACAGATCGAGGCCATGATCAGCCGTCTGCGCGCCATGGAGCACGGTTGA